Proteins from one Flavobacterium branchiarum genomic window:
- a CDS encoding AAA family ATPase, translating to MNLYELTVNDTEKIALSDLLFSEENRAALSQTIKEHQYLDELKKYNLKVDNKIFLHGHSGCGKTTTAKAIATALNKNIIIINLSTLINARIGETSKNIKALFDKASREKAVLFLDEFDQIGKSRESDDKDVGEMRRLVNTIIQLIDYFPDDSLLICATNHYNIIDTALLRRFQIRLKFEMPDENQLDIYYDKLLATFPTHLQDMPRKYKISYAETKDYIHTTMKKQIIEELELQK from the coding sequence ATGAATCTATACGAACTTACCGTAAACGATACCGAAAAAATAGCCTTGAGCGATTTACTTTTCAGTGAAGAAAATAGAGCTGCCTTATCACAAACAATAAAAGAACATCAATATCTTGACGAATTAAAGAAATACAATCTTAAAGTAGATAATAAGATATTCTTGCATGGGCATTCGGGTTGTGGGAAAACAACCACTGCAAAAGCAATTGCAACTGCACTAAATAAGAATATTATAATAATTAATCTTAGCACATTAATTAATGCGCGAATAGGTGAAACTTCTAAAAACATTAAGGCACTATTTGATAAAGCGAGTAGAGAAAAAGCGGTTTTATTTTTGGATGAATTTGACCAAATTGGAAAAAGTCGTGAAAGCGATGATAAAGATGTAGGCGAAATGCGCAGACTAGTAAATACAATTATTCAACTAATTGATTATTTTCCAGATGATAGCCTACTTATATGTGCAACAAATCACTATAACATCATAGACACAGCATTGTTAAGGAGATTCCAAATACGATTGAAATTTGAAATGCCCGACGAAAATCAATTGGATATATATTACGATAAGTTACTAGCTACATTCCCTACCCACCTACAAGATATGCCGCGTAAGTATAAAATATCTTATGCCGAAACTAAAGATTACATCCATACAACAATGAAAAAACAAATCATTGAAGAATTGGAGCTTCAAAAATAA
- a CDS encoding YggS family pyridoxal phosphate-dependent enzyme — protein sequence MKEIIISNLKKVHDRIEKACILSGRNRSSIQLLLATKTVPANDIRIAIEAGEFLIGENKMQELRDKNLVLQGLNIERHFIGHLQTNKIKDVLKYATCIQSLDRLSLAQELDKQLQKQGKILDVYVQVNTSSEESKFGLAPNDVVAFIKEIKKHDTLNIKGLMTIGLLDVQKEKMQPSLRLLRETRDQIYAEGIENQNKLLLSMGMSQDLELAIAEGSNIVRIGTSIFGNRFLGKEIWNENIAE from the coding sequence ATGAAAGAAATCATAATTTCAAATCTAAAAAAAGTCCATGATCGCATCGAAAAAGCTTGTATACTATCTGGCCGAAACCGATCGAGTATACAATTATTATTAGCAACTAAAACTGTCCCAGCCAATGACATTCGTATAGCTATTGAAGCAGGTGAGTTTTTGATTGGTGAAAATAAAATGCAGGAATTGCGAGATAAAAATTTAGTACTACAAGGACTAAACATCGAACGCCATTTTATAGGACATCTGCAAACCAATAAAATAAAAGATGTTTTAAAATATGCTACATGCATTCAATCTTTAGACAGACTTAGCTTAGCTCAGGAGTTAGACAAACAACTACAAAAACAAGGAAAGATTCTAGATGTCTATGTACAAGTAAACACTTCGTCTGAAGAAAGTAAATTTGGACTTGCTCCAAATGATGTCGTTGCATTTATCAAAGAAATAAAAAAACATGACACTCTGAATATAAAAGGATTAATGACAATTGGATTGTTAGATGTACAAAAAGAGAAAATGCAACCATCACTTAGATTACTCCGAGAAACAAGAGATCAAATTTATGCCGAGGGAATAGAAAATCAAAATAAACTACTCCTTTCTATGGGAATGTCACAAGATCTAGAATTAGCTATTGCCGAAGGATCTAACATAGTAAGAATAGGTACATCAATCTTCGGAAACCGATTTTTAGGAAAAGAAATCTGGAATGAAAATATTGCAGAATAA
- a CDS encoding TetR/AcrR family transcriptional regulator, giving the protein MRVRDADKEKLVVANAIELIVRDGFQGFSMNKLAKACNISVATLYIYYKDKDDLIKKIGTEVTLEFFSFTIENFSPDMNFEEGLWVQWQNRAAFTFKHPKKVAFFEVIKQSPHAEDILNSTTKFSDFRIIMKKFINNALQNKEIIEMQFEVFWSIAYGPLYTLLNFHNEGKSLGGRPFKLTQEMMREAFQASIRGLKP; this is encoded by the coding sequence ATGAGAGTAAGAGATGCAGATAAGGAGAAATTAGTTGTTGCTAATGCGATAGAATTAATTGTGCGAGATGGTTTTCAGGGTTTTAGTATGAATAAGTTAGCGAAAGCTTGTAACATTTCGGTAGCAACACTTTATATTTATTACAAGGACAAGGACGATTTAATAAAAAAAATAGGTACCGAAGTTACTCTTGAGTTCTTTTCATTTACAATAGAAAATTTTTCACCCGATATGAACTTTGAGGAAGGTTTATGGGTTCAATGGCAGAATCGCGCAGCATTTACATTTAAACACCCTAAAAAAGTTGCCTTTTTTGAAGTAATTAAGCAATCTCCGCACGCTGAAGATATATTGAATTCGACGACTAAATTTTCTGATTTTAGGATTATAATGAAGAAATTTATTAATAATGCATTGCAGAATAAGGAAATAATCGAGATGCAATTTGAAGTTTTCTGGAGTATTGCCTACGGCCCTTTATATACTTTACTTAATTTTCATAATGAAGGTAAAAGTTTAGGCGGTAGACCTTTTAAACTTACTCAAGAAATGATGAGAGAAGCTTTTCAGGCCTCGATACGAGGATTAAAACCATAA
- a CDS encoding MFS transporter: MEKTKIEIPPFSSYQKYIIVLLALLQFTVILDFMVISPLGDILMKKLDMTTANFGLTVSAYAFSAGISGLLAAGFADKFDRKKLLVFFYTGFIIGTVCCALATNYALLLAARIVTGLFGGVIGSISLAIVTDLFVIHQRGRVMGFIQMAFASSQILGIPLGLYFANHWGWHSSFLMIAGLGILILVTIVIKMKPVVKHLEFQSDKSPLLHLWHTLSNKDYQVGFLAIAFLSIGGFMLQPFGSTFLVNNIKISQLDLPMIFFYTGISVLFIMPIVGKLSDKVNKFWLFTGGSLLAIVIILIYTSLGPVPLWQIVGLTMIMFMGLMSRMVPATTLNTGIPELKDRGAYMSITSSMQQIAGGIGAICAGLIVHQETKTSPLENYDVLGYVVSVVSICSIFFIWRVNQLVKSKEKSGNME; the protein is encoded by the coding sequence ATGGAAAAAACAAAAATAGAAATACCCCCATTTTCTTCTTATCAAAAATATATTATTGTCTTATTGGCGCTTTTACAGTTTACTGTAATTCTCGATTTTATGGTTATTTCTCCACTAGGGGATATACTAATGAAAAAACTTGATATGACTACCGCTAACTTTGGGTTGACTGTTTCAGCTTATGCATTTAGTGCTGGTATATCTGGATTACTTGCAGCCGGTTTCGCTGATAAATTTGACCGAAAAAAGTTGTTAGTTTTCTTTTATACAGGATTTATTATAGGAACTGTTTGTTGTGCTTTAGCAACCAATTACGCTTTGTTACTTGCAGCTAGAATTGTAACTGGACTTTTTGGTGGTGTTATCGGTTCTATATCATTGGCTATCGTAACCGATTTATTTGTGATTCATCAGCGTGGTCGTGTGATGGGGTTTATACAAATGGCGTTTGCTTCTAGTCAGATTTTAGGAATTCCTTTAGGGCTTTATTTTGCCAATCATTGGGGATGGCATTCGTCTTTTTTAATGATTGCTGGTTTAGGGATTCTTATACTTGTTACAATTGTAATCAAGATGAAACCAGTAGTAAAACACCTTGAATTTCAGTCTGATAAAAGTCCTTTATTACATTTATGGCATACTTTAAGTAATAAGGATTATCAAGTTGGTTTTCTGGCTATTGCATTTTTATCAATTGGCGGTTTTATGCTACAACCTTTCGGAAGTACTTTTTTGGTAAATAACATTAAAATTAGCCAATTAGATCTACCAATGATCTTTTTCTATACCGGAATTTCAGTACTTTTTATAATGCCTATTGTAGGGAAACTAAGTGACAAGGTTAACAAGTTTTGGTTGTTTACAGGTGGTTCTTTATTAGCAATTGTAATCATATTAATTTATACTAGTCTTGGTCCTGTTCCTTTATGGCAAATTGTGGGGCTTACTATGATTATGTTCATGGGGCTTATGAGTCGTATGGTTCCTGCAACAACACTTAATACTGGTATTCCTGAATTGAAAGATCGTGGTGCTTATATGTCTATAACTTCTTCGATGCAACAAATAGCTGGTGGTATTGGTGCCATATGTGCTGGATTGATTGTTCATCAAGAAACTAAAACGTCACCATTAGAAAATTATGATGTTCTAGGTTATGTCGTCTCTGTTGTTTCTATTTGTTCGATTTTCTTTATTTGGAGAGTGAATCAATTGGTTAAGTCGAAAGAGAAGAGTGGGAATATGGAATAG
- the nadB gene encoding L-aspartate oxidase gives MKKADILIIGSGIAGLFFAIKTARKRPDLSIVIMTKEKAQNSNTQMAQGGIAVVTDHIEDSFDKHIQDTIQSGGGLCDKEIVSMVINQAPERLKELIDIGVSFDKDKSGIWNLGLEGGHSQHRILHHKDISGAEIEKNLIKTLSHLSNITLLENHLVIDINTKKNKGNPYCTGAFYCDKINNRIKYIQAKTIVLSTGGCGQLFKNTTNPEIATGDGIAIASRAGALIKDIQYIQFHPTALYEGDKNPFFLISEAVRGFGAHIVNEDEKRFIFKYDTRGELATRDIVSQAISEEMETSRKQHVYLDCRHLDFEEFYNHFPSITDYCKIIGLNPKTDLIPIVPVAHYQCGGVNVNKNSETNVKNLYAIGECSRTGLHGKNRLASNSLLEALVFAHQASNQIEKTIDGLSFSSKKIMQDFDEPLINIHTDYFIQLKTELQSLMTLYYTNKDTDFRKLLDKMETMKMKTVSLLYEKQKITTQLIEFTNMLTVAKIVIESNMRHFFEKNPAY, from the coding sequence ATGAAGAAAGCTGATATACTTATAATTGGTTCAGGAATAGCAGGTTTGTTTTTTGCCATAAAAACGGCGCGAAAACGTCCCGATTTGTCTATTGTAATAATGACCAAAGAAAAAGCTCAAAACTCTAATACTCAAATGGCACAAGGTGGCATTGCTGTTGTTACAGATCATATTGAGGATAGTTTTGATAAACACATTCAAGATACTATACAATCTGGCGGCGGACTCTGTGATAAAGAAATCGTTAGTATGGTAATTAACCAAGCGCCTGAGCGATTAAAAGAGCTAATTGATATTGGCGTTTCTTTTGATAAAGATAAATCAGGAATTTGGAATTTAGGTTTAGAAGGCGGTCATTCACAACACCGAATTTTGCATCACAAGGATATATCTGGAGCAGAAATCGAAAAAAACCTTATAAAAACATTAAGCCATCTATCTAATATAACACTATTAGAAAATCATTTGGTTATTGATATAAATACCAAAAAAAACAAAGGAAATCCTTACTGTACGGGAGCTTTTTATTGTGACAAAATCAATAACCGAATAAAATACATACAAGCAAAAACCATTGTATTAAGTACGGGCGGATGCGGACAGCTGTTTAAAAACACTACAAATCCAGAAATTGCTACAGGCGATGGAATTGCTATAGCATCAAGAGCAGGAGCTTTAATAAAAGACATACAATACATCCAATTTCATCCCACAGCACTGTATGAGGGCGATAAAAATCCTTTCTTTTTAATATCAGAAGCTGTTAGGGGGTTTGGAGCTCATATCGTTAATGAAGATGAAAAACGTTTTATCTTCAAGTACGATACCCGCGGAGAATTAGCAACCAGAGATATTGTTTCGCAAGCCATAAGCGAAGAAATGGAAACTTCAAGAAAACAACATGTTTATTTAGATTGTCGCCATTTGGATTTTGAAGAATTTTATAACCACTTTCCGTCTATTACAGATTATTGCAAAATAATTGGTTTAAATCCAAAAACAGATTTAATTCCTATTGTTCCTGTTGCTCATTATCAATGTGGAGGTGTCAATGTCAACAAAAACTCTGAAACCAATGTAAAAAACTTATACGCTATAGGAGAATGTTCTCGAACAGGATTACATGGTAAAAATAGGTTGGCTTCAAACTCCTTATTAGAAGCTTTAGTTTTTGCGCACCAGGCTTCAAATCAGATTGAGAAAACTATCGATGGACTATCTTTTTCATCAAAAAAAATAATGCAAGATTTTGACGAACCCTTAATTAATATACATACTGATTATTTTATTCAATTAAAGACCGAATTACAATCGTTAATGACATTATATTATACAAATAAAGACACCGATTTCCGAAAACTATTAGACAAAATGGAAACTATGAAAATGAAAACTGTCTCATTACTATATGAAAAGCAAAAAATTACAACGCAACTAATAGAATTTACAAACATGCTTACTGTTGCTAAAATTGTCATTGAAAGTAATATGCGCCATTTTTTCGAAAAAAATCCAGCTTATTAA
- the nadA gene encoding quinolinate synthase NadA — protein sequence MDKSFLVSEINRLKQEKNAIILAHYYQEKDIQDIADFVGDSLELSKKAATTDATIIVFAGVYFMAETAKILNPNKKVLLPDLSAGCSLADGCSPQNFKKLKELFPEHVVVTYINSSAEIKAMSDWVCTSSNAKKIIDAIPKEQEIIFAPDKNLGMYLKNETKRDLLLWDGSCIVHEAFSLEKLVEIYNTNPDAKIVAHPESERHILETAHYIGSTSGMLNFIKNDSATTFIVATEAGILHQLAKDAPQKVIIPAPSYEDNTCACSECAYMKVNTLEKLYLCLKNESPEISINEELRIEAIKPINRMLNLP from the coding sequence ATGGATAAATCATTCTTAGTTTCTGAAATAAATCGATTAAAACAAGAAAAAAATGCGATTATCCTCGCTCATTACTACCAAGAAAAAGACATACAGGATATTGCTGATTTTGTAGGTGATAGTCTTGAATTATCAAAAAAAGCGGCAACCACAGATGCAACTATAATAGTTTTTGCAGGCGTATATTTCATGGCAGAAACAGCCAAAATTCTTAATCCAAATAAAAAAGTCCTCTTGCCAGATTTAAGTGCAGGATGTTCACTTGCAGATGGATGCTCTCCTCAGAATTTTAAGAAGCTAAAAGAATTATTTCCTGAGCACGTAGTCGTAACTTATATAAATTCTTCGGCAGAAATAAAAGCCATGAGTGATTGGGTATGTACTTCTTCAAATGCAAAAAAAATTATAGACGCAATTCCAAAAGAACAAGAAATAATTTTTGCTCCTGATAAAAACTTAGGAATGTATCTGAAAAATGAAACAAAACGCGATTTATTACTTTGGGATGGTTCGTGTATCGTTCATGAAGCCTTTTCATTAGAAAAACTAGTCGAAATATACAATACAAACCCAGATGCAAAAATTGTTGCACACCCAGAATCAGAGAGGCATATTCTGGAAACGGCACATTATATTGGGTCAACATCTGGAATGCTAAATTTCATCAAGAATGACTCAGCTACTACTTTTATTGTAGCGACTGAAGCAGGAATTCTTCACCAACTTGCAAAAGATGCGCCACAAAAAGTAATTATTCCTGCCCCATCATACGAAGATAATACTTGCGCTTGTAGCGAATGTGCCTATATGAAAGTCAACACATTAGAGAAACTTTATTTATGTCTAAAAAATGAAAGCCCCGAAATTAGCATCAATGAAGAATTACGAATAGAAGCTATAAAGCCAATAAACAGAATGCTCAATTTGCCATAA